The DNA window TTCGTCTGGTACTCGGCGTACGGCGGGTAGGCGGCGACCGCCCGCTCCCACCAGATCTCGCGCTCCTGGCCCTCCAGCTCGCGGGCCGTGTAGTCGCGTTTCACCTCGCCGTCCTGGAGCTCGACGTGCGGGTTCTTGCGGATGTTGTAGACCCAGACCGGGTTCTTCGGGGCGCCGCCGAGCGAGCCGACGACCGCGTACTCACCGTCGTGCTCGACCCGCATCAGCGCGGTCTTGCGCAGTGCTCCGGTCTTCGCGCCGATCGAGCTCAGCACGATGATCGGCATTCCCTGGATGTCATTGGCCTGTTCGCCATTGGTCTCTTCGTACTTCTCGGCCTGCTTGCGCGCCCAGTCGGACGTGCTGGGGAGGTATTCACCAGTCAACGGCATGATCCCGAGTCTATGAAGCGCACCCGAACCGCACCAGCGCGCTGACCGGAGCGCACTCGGCGCCCCGGACCGTGGTGATAGCCCGGCCAAAGGTCGGACCTACTAGCGAAGGCGGGTTCACGTGCGGCTTCTCACCGGCACCCTGGCCATCTCCCTGGCCACCGGCCTCGGCGCGGTCGCATTGCCCGGCATCTCCTACGCGGGCGTGCCGGCGACGGTGAGCGCGGCGCATCCGGCACGGGTCGTGGGCACCAGCGTGGACGCCTTCGGCCGCCCGGTCGTGGCCGTCCACGAGGCCACCGACCGCCGGGAGACCGCCGAACTGCTGGCCGAACTGCCGAACGCGCAGCTCGACGTCCCGGTGCGGGTGGCCGGCTCGGACCCGTACCGGTCCCAGCAGTGGGCGCTGCCGAAGATCAAGGCGACCACCGCATGGACGACGTCGACGGGCGCCGGCGTCACCGTCGCGGTGATCGACACCGGGGTGGACGCGAACCACCCCGACCTCACCGGCAAGGTGCTCCCCGGCTACGACATGATCAACAAGGTGGCCGGCGGGACCACCGACGGCAACGGGCACGGCACCCACGTCGCCGGCATCATCGGCGCGGCCACCGGCAACGGCATCGGGATCTCCGGAGTCGCCCCGGACGCCGCGATCCTGCCGGTGCGGGTCTTCGACGCCAAGGGCGCGGGGTACATGTCCGACGTCGCGGAGAGCATCGTCTGGGCCGCCGACCACGGCGCCGACGTGATCAACATGTCCCTCGGCTCCACCGGGAAGCTCGACGCGCTGGCCGACGCGGTCACCTACGCCCGGGGCAAGGGCGTCACGGTGGTCGCCGCCGCCGGCAACGAGCGGCAGAAGGGCAGCCCGGTCAGCTACCCGGCCGCCTACCCCGGAGTGATCGCGGTCGCCGCGACCACCGCCGCCGACACCTACGCGTCGTTCTCCAACGCCGGCGGCTACGTCGACGTCGCCGCCCCCGGCGACGCCATCGTCAGCACGTACCCCACCGCCCTGGCCGGCGGCGAGTACGTCGCGATGAGCGGCACCTCGATGGCGTCCCCGCACGTCGCCGCGGTGGCCGCCCAGCTGAAGGCGTACCAGCCGGCGCTCGGCCCGGACCAGGTCGAGAAGATCCTCGAGGCCACCGCGGTCGACCTGGGCGCCACCGGGTTCGACACCACCTACGGCAACGGCCGGATCGACGCGGCCGCCGCGCTCGACGCCGCCGGCCAGTTCGTCACCGCGAACGTCAGCACCCGGACCGTCACCTACGGCGCCCGGACCAGCACCACGTTCACCGCCACGTCGGCCGGCCGGCCGCTCGCCGGCACGACCGTCTCGGCGTGCCTCTCAATCGCCGGGGCGGCCTGGTCCTGCACGCCGGTGACCACGAACGCGGCGGGCGCCTACACCCTCACCCGGGCCGCGGACGCCACCTACAAGGCCCGCCTCCTCGTACCCTCGACGACGGACTTCGCCGCGGCCTCGGCCACCGCGAGCTACACGGCGAAGGCCAAGGTCACCGCGGTGCGCAGCACGAAGGGCGCGATCACGGTCAAGGTGACCGGCGCGTCCGGGCAGACCATGACGGTGCAGCGGTACGTCAGCAGGAAGTGGAAGACCGTACGCACGTTCCGCTCGACCGCGACCCGGAAGGTGACCGGCCTGGTCGGCGGCGGAACCTACCGCGTGGTCGTCGCCGGGACCAAACGAGTCGCGGGCGTGACCAGCGGCACGGTGAAAGCATGACCCTTTCCCCTACGTGAATACGGTTTACTTCAGGCCATGGGCATCATCTCCCGCGGCTTCGGCGGGCGGCGGCGTGAGTCGCTGCCCGGCCTGCCGCCCGGCCAGTACCTGACTCACGACTTCCCGGTGCTCTCCGCCGGGCCGACACCGCGCATCCCGCTCGACAGGTGGAAGTTCACGATCACCACCGAGACCGGTGAGAAGCACTCCTGGGACTGGAAGGAGTTCACCGCGCTGCCGGCCGAGGAGTTCACGGTCGACATCCACTGCGTCACCAAGTGGTCCAAGCTCGGCACCACGTGGAAAGGCGTCGCGCTGGACACCCTCTTCGAGGACGTGGAGTCGGCCGCCGACTACACGATGGCGCACAGCTACGGCGGCTACACCACGAACGTGCCGCTCGACGACCTGCTCGAGGGAAAGGCGTGGCTCGTCTACGAGTTCGACGGCGAGCCCCTGCACCCCGAGCACGGCGGGCCGGTCCGCCTGCTCGTGCCGCACCTCTACTTCTGGAAGTCCGCGATATGGGTCAACGGACTCCAGATGATCAATGAGGACGAGCCCGGCTTCTGGGAGGCCGGCGGCTATCACATGTACGGCGACCCGTGGCGTGAGCAGCGCTACCAGGGAGACTGACCGCTGTCATGAAGAACCGGATCAGCTGGCGGGTCGCCACCGTCTCGTCGGCACGCTGGGAGACCGCCTCGGCCCGTACCCTCGTGCTCGACGTGCCGGACTGGCCGGGCCACCTGCCCGGCCAGCACATCGACGTCCGGCTCACCGCCGAGGACGGGTACACCGCGCAACGCAGCTACTCGATCGCCTCCGCCTGGACGCCGGCGCCTTCCGCGACCGGGGCCGGCTCTGCCGGGGCGCCGGGGACCGTCGAGCTGACGATCCAGCGGCTCGACGACGGTGAGGTGTCGCCGTACCTGACCGACGTGGTCGAGCCCGGCGACCAGATCGAGCTGCGCGGCCCGGTGGGCGGCTGGTTCGTCTGGCGCGAGAAGCAGACCGCGCCGGTGCTGCTGATCGCCGGCGGCTCCGGCATCGTGCCGCTGATGGCGATGATCCGGGCCCGCGGCGAGGCACGCGGCCGCCAGCCGTTCCGGCTGATCTATTCGGTGCGCACGCCGGAGGACGCCGCCTACGCCGACGAGCTGCGCTTGCGGGTACGCGAGAATCCCGGCCTGGACGTGCATTTCGTCTACACCCGGAAGGCTCCGGACGGCTGGCCCACCCCGCCGAAACGGATCGACGTCGCGGCGATCAACTCGCACGGCTGGCCACCGGACTTCCAGCCGGACTGCTACGTCTGCGGCCCGACCAGCTTCGTCGAGACCGCCGCCGACATCCTGGTGGCGCTGGGCCACGACCCGAAGCGCATCCGCACCGAGCGCTTCGGAGGCGCCTGATGGAGATCGACGGGAACGCGCTCGCCGGTGACCTGTCCGAGGTCTTCGCCACGGACGCGACGGTCGCCGTCTTCACCTGCGCCGGCTGCGGCCACGCCGGCGCGGTGGCGACCCTGCGGGTGTGGGGGCCGGCGCCGGGAGCGGTCGGCCGCTGCCCCAGCTGCACCGACGTGATCCTGAGGCTGGTCCGCACCCCGTCCCGGCTGATCCTCACTCTGACCGGCGCCACCCGCCTCGAGCTGCCCCTCGACGCCTGAGCGGAAGCCGCGCGGTCCAGGGTTCCGGCCGGGGGCGACGAGGTCCGGGCGGGTGGGTGCTCCCGGCGCACCAGCGCTGAAGTCGGCCGACAGCAGCGGACGGGCGCACCAGCGCTGATGTCAGCTGACTTCCAGTAGGAGGGCTTGCTCCGGAGCAAGCAGCGGACACGGCAAACCGGCCTCGGCCAGCACCCGTCCCGGGAGCGTCACCTCACCCGCTGCCAGCCACGCCGGTGGGGTGTCCTGGACCGTCTTCGGTGGGGGGCCGATCGGGCGGACCGTGTAGAGCCGGTTCGGATCCAGGCCGGGGAAACGGATCGGCGGGGGCAGCGCGGTGCTCGGCGAACCGACCGCGACCAGGGCGTACACCGCCTCGGAGCGGTCCCGGGCCACCACCCCGTGTAGGCGGAACGCCGGGTCGGCGGCGTCGGCGCGGACCACCGTGCCGGTGTGCAGCAGCGGGCGCAGGCGCTTGTGCTCGGCGATCCAGGCGGCGATCAGGGCGCGCTCCGGCGGTGACGCGGTGGTCAGGTTCCACTCGATGCCGGCGCTGCCGAACAGGGCCGTGGCCAGGCGGAAGCCGAGCGCCGAGTGCCGGCCGGTGACATGCGCGGTGGCGTCGCCCAGGTGGCCGCCGAGGTATTCCGGCGGGATCAGGACGCTGGTCCAGCGCTGGATCCGCTGCCGGTCGAGCGGGTCGTTGGTGTCCGAGGTCCAGAACCGGTCGACCAGGTCGAGGATGCCGAGGTCGATCCGGGCGCCGCCGGAGGCGCAGCTCTCGATCTCCACGTGCGGGAACTCGGCGCGCAGCGAGGCGAGGAGCCGGTACAGCGCCCGGGTCTGCCGGTGTGCGGCGCCGGGCGTCAGCAGGTCGCGGTTGTGGTCCCACTTCAGGAACGCGATCGGGTACTCGGTGAGCAGCGCGGCGAGCCGTTCCCGCAGGTGGGCGTAGGCGTCCGGGTTGCCCAGGTCGAGCACGCGCTGCCAGCGCCAGGTCGGCCCGGAAGCGCCGCCGAGGATCCAGGACGGGTGTTCCCGGGCCAGCACGGAGTCCGGGCTGATCATCTCGGGTTCGACCCAGAGGCCGAAGTCCATGCCGGCGGCGTGCACGCGGGAGATCAGAGGGTGCAGGCCATCCGGCCAGACGGCCGGGTCCACGTACCAGTCGCCGAGGGCGCGCTTGTCGTCGCGGCGGCCGGTGAACCAGCCGTCGTCGAGCACGAACCGCTCGACCCCGGCATCGGCTGCCGCGTCGACCAGACGGGAGAGGACCGGCAGGTCGTGGTCGAAGTAGACCGCCTCCCAGGTGTTCAGCACGACCGGCCGGGGCAGGCGCAGCGCGGAACGGGAGCGGATCCACGGGTGCAGCCGGTCGGAGAGCCCGTCGATGCCGGTCTCCGAGTGGACCGCGACGAGCCACGGGGTCTCGTAGGACTCCCCCGGCGCGAGCCGGATCTCGCCGGGGGCGAGCAGTTCGCCGCCCCCGAGGGTGCCGGGGCCGAGCGCCGAGCGTTCCGCGACGAGCCGCTTGTCACCGCTCCACGCCAGGTGGACGGCCCAGAGGCGGCCGCGCCGGAAGCCGAAGCCGGGCTCGCCGGCCATCAGCAGGAACGCGTCGTCGTGTCCGGGACGGCCGTGCCGGCTCTCCCGGCTCCAGACGCCGTGCCGCAGCGGGGCGCGCTGCGGCTGCCGCTCGTGCGCCCACAGCCCGGTGAAGTCGAGCAGCTCGGCGGCGTCGGCGGGGATGGGGAGCGCGATGTCGAGCCCGGCGAGATCGAATGCGGTCGCGCCGCGGTTGACCAGCACGTGCCGCACGCGCAGGACGCCTTCCGCGGACAACTCCAGCTCGGTCGTCAGTTCGAGCGAACCGTCGGCGCTCTCCCCCCGTACCCACGCAATCGGGTCTTGATCGTGGAGCTCGACCAGGCGGAAAGCCGGCGCCGGAACGCCCTGCCGGTGGCCCTCCACGGTCTGCCGGCCACTCCATCCGTCGGCGAGCGACGACCACAGGGACAACCGCAGGGGTACGTCGATCGAGCTGGGCGGGATCGCCGGAACCGACGCGTCGGCGAGCGCGGCGAGTGCCGTCTCGTCGAGGTCGCCCAGGTCCGAACCCCAATGAATGATCGCTGGAACGCCACCGCGGGCGTCCAGCACAAGGCTGGCGCCCGCGGCGCGGAGGTGGAGCACGGTCACTCGGCGACCGGAATCGACTGCGACTTGAGGGTCTCGACGGTCGAGGTCTGCGCCTTCTTCAGCGCGTCGAGCAGGGTGCCGCTGCCGGACACGGCGGCCTTGAAGCCGTCCGAGGTGGTGGTGTAGGTCGAGGTCATCGTCGGTCCCCAGACGAAGTCGGACGCGACCTGGGTGGAGGCCTGCGCGAAGACATCGTAGATCGGCTGGCCGCCGTAGAACTCGACTCCCTGCTTCAGGGCGGGCAGCGACGCCCCGGCCTTGGTCGCCGGGTAGAGCTGCGCCTCCTTGTTGAGCAGGGTCAGCGCCTCCTCGCTGGTGTTCAGCCAGAGAGCGAACTTGGCCGCCTCGTACGGGTGCTTCGAGCCCTTGAAGACCGCGGTGGCCGAGCCGCCCCAGTTACCGGCGACGTTGCCACCGGCGGTCCACTGCGGCATCGGGGCGACCGCCCACTTGCCCGAGGTGTCCGGCGCGCCCGACATGATCGAGTTGGCGCCCCACACCGCGGAGACCCAGGTCCACGCCTTGCTGGTGTTGTACGCGTTGTCCCACTCGGTGGTCCACGGCGGAACCGTCGAGACGAGCTTCTTGTCGAGCAGGCCCTGCCAGTAGTTCGCGACCTTGGTGGTGTTCTCGTCGGCCAGGTTCACGGTCCACTTGGAGCCGTCGTTGCTGAACCAGCGGCCACCCGCCTGCCAGGAGAGGCCGGCGAACTGGTTGATGTCGCTCTGCGAGAAGTTGGTGATGTACCCACCGGCGGCCTTCACCTTCTCGGCCGCCGCGGCGTACTCGTCCCAGGTGGTCGGCACCGGGATGTTGTTCTTCTCGAACAGGTCCTTGCGGTAGAAGAGCGCCATGGGGCCCGCGTCCTGCGGGACGCCGTAGACCGAGTTCTCCTCGCCGAAGGTGACCTGTCCCCAGGTCCAGTCGACGAACTTGTCCTTCGCGGCGGTCACCTCGTCGCAGGCGGCCAGGTTCTCCAGGCCGTCCTGGACGCGGAAGCTGGGCAGCGCGTCGTACTCGATGTGGCCGAGGTCGGGCGCGTTGCCGGCCTTCAGCTGGTTGAAGAAGTTCTGGTAGGTGCCGCCGTTGCCGTTCGGGCCGGTCTGCACCTTGACCTGGATGTTCGGGTTCGCGGCGTTCCAGACCTTCACCACGTTCTCGATACCGGGGATCCAGGTGGTGTAGTTCAGCGTGACCGGGCCGGAGGAGGGAGCGCAGCTCGCCGCGCCGGCCGCACCCGTCGTCTCCTCGTCACCGCCGGAGGAGCAGGCGGTCAGGGCGAGTGCTGAGGTCAGCACGACGCCGAGGGAGCGCATGGGAAAACGCATCATTTTCCTCTTTCTGCGGGGTTTTTTCTTCGGGTGAGAGGGGGGTGTTACTTGATGGCGCCCGAGCCGAGGCCGTTGCGCCAGAACCGCTGGAGGAGCAGGAACGCGATCACCAGCGGGATGATCGAGACGAACGCGCCGGACAGCACCAGCATCCGCAGCTCGGGGATCTGGTTGACCTGCGTGTTCCAGCTGTAGAGGCCGAGGGTGACCGGGAAGAGCCGCTCGTTGCCGAGCATGATCAGCGGCAGCAGGAAGTTGTTCCAGACCGCGACGAAGTGGAACAGGAAGATCGTCACGAGGGCCGGGAACATCAGCTTGGTGGAGACCGTGAAGAACGTCCGCACCTCGCCGGAGCCGTCCAGCCGGGCAGCTTCGAGAAGCTCGTCCGGCACGCTCGCGGTGGCGTAGATCCGGGCCAGATAGACGCCGAACGGGTTCACCAGGCTGGGCAGGAAGACCGACCAGAAGGTGTTCGTCGCGTTGAGCTGGCTGAAGATCAGGAAGAGCGGCAGGGCGAGCGCGGTGAACGGCACCAGAACACCGCTCAGCACCACGTTGAAGATCGCCTCCCGGCCCGGGAAGCGGTACTTCGCGAGGGCGTACCCGCACATCGCGGCGAGGACCGTGCCGAGCAGGGCCGCGCCACCGGTGTAGAGGACGCTGTTCAGCATCCAGCGCAGGAACACGCCGTCGCCGTACGCGAAGAGCTCCTTGAGGTTGTCGACCAGGGCGAAGTCGGCGAACCAGAGCGCGTCGGTGCTGCTGAACTGGGCCCGGCTCTTGGTGGCGGCGACCAGCAGCCACCAGATCGGGATCAGGAAGTAGAGGGTGCAGGCGCCCATCACGATCATGGGTGCGATGCGGTTCGCGTTTTTCACTTCTCGCCTCCGCGCTGGGTCACCTTCAGGAAGGCGAAGGACAGCAGGCACGTGGCGAGCGCCAGCACGACCGAGAACGCCGCCGCCAGGTTGAAGTTCGGGATGGAGGAGGTGGAGTAGACGGTCAGGTTCGGCGTGTACGTGCTGGACACCGCCGAGCTGAACGTCCGGAAGACCGCGGGCTCGGCGAGCAGCTGCAGCGTTCCGATGATCGAGAAGACGGTGGTCAGCACGATCGCCGGCATCACCAGCGGGATCTTGATGGACCACGCGGTACGGAACGCCCCGGCGCCGTCGAGCTTGGCCGCCTCGTACACCTCCTGCGGGATCGCCAGCAGCGAGGAGTAGATGATCAGCATGTTGTAGCCGACGTAGACCCAGGTCACGACGTTCGCCATGGACCAGAGCACGAGGTCCGCGCTCAGCAGGTCGACGGCGCTCGTGACGCTCTGGAACGGCGACAGGTTCGGCGAGTAGAGGAAGCCCCACATGATCGCCGCGACCACGCCCGGCACGGCGTACGGGACGAAGAACGCGAGCCGGAAGAACCGGCGCCCGCGCACCAGACCGGAGTCGAGCAGCAGCGCCAGCACCAGGGCCAGCCCGAGCATGACCGGGACCTGGACGACGCCGAACAGCAGCACCCGGCCGATCGACTCCCAGAACGGGCCGTCGGAGAACACCCGCTGGTACTGATCCAGTCCGCCGAAGACCTCGCGGGCCGGACCGAACGTGCCGGTGCGCTCGACCTTGTAGAGGGACTGCTTGATCGCGTACAGGATCGGCGCGAGGTAGAAGGCCGCGAAGAGCAGGCCGAACGGGAGGATGAAGAAAAGCAGGGCGCCCAGGGGCTTCTTCCTGGTCATGCCGTCACCTCCCGGATAACCGCCGTCTGTCCTGCTCCGACGTTGCTGATCTCGGTGTCGGTCACGAGGTCGTGACCGGTTTCGATCGCCACGGGCTGCGTGCCGTGGTTGATCACGAAGAGATAGGAGCGGCCGTCGCCGGAGCGCCGGACCACCTCGACGTCGCCGTTCGATTCCGGGCCGGCCGCCGTGACGCCGGCGGCGGTCACCGCGTCCCGGACCAGCTCGCGCAGGCCACGCGGGTCGAGCTCGGTCGCGACGTACCAGGCGTTGCCGTTGCGGGTGATCGCCGGGACGCCGGGCATCGGCCCGTCGGTGTAGGTGGCGACGGTCTCCGCCGTGGTGGTGCGCAGGCGCTCGGTCCACGTCGTCCCGGTCGCGCCGTTGGAGAGCCTGACCTGGTGGCCCGGCAGCAGCGGGGCGAACTCCTCGCCGTGAACGCCGAGCACGTCCTTGAACGCCCCCGGATAGCCGCCGAGGCGGATCCGGTCCCGCTCGTCGACGATCCCGGAGAAGAACGTGACGAGGAGGCTCCCGCCGTTCTCGACGTACGCCGCCATCCGCTCCGCGGCCTCGTCGCTCACCATGTAGAGGCACGGCACCACGACCAGCTTGTACTTCTCGAGGTCCGCGCCGGGGGCGACCACGTCGGTGGTGACGCCGAGCTCACGCAGCGCCCGGTGCGCGCGGTGGACCTGGTCGAGATAGGTGACCGCCTGCGACGGGCGGGCCTCGCCCTCCGCCGACCACCAGGACTCCCAGCTGAAGACCAGCGCGACGTCCGACTCGACCTCGGTGCCGGCCACCTCGCCGATCCGGTCCAGGGTCTCGGAGAGCCGCAGCACCTCCCGCCAGGCGACGGTGTCGGTGCCGGCGTGCGGCAGCAGCGCGGAGTGGAACTTCTCGGCGCCCTGCGCGGAGGCCCGCCACTGGAAGAAGCAGAGGGAGTCGGCGCCCCGGGCCACGTGGGTCAGCGAGTTACGGATCATCTCGCCCGGCGCCTTGGTCAGGTTGTGCGGCTGCCAGTTCACCGCGCCGGCCGCCTGCTCCATGAGCATCCACGGCTTGCCGCCGGCCAGGCCACGGGTCAGGTCGGCGGCGAAGGAGAGCTCCGCGACCGGGTCGCCGAGGCGGTGGTCGAGGTAGTGGTCGTTCGCGACGACGTCCATCTCCGGCGCCCAGGACCAGTAGTCGAGGTTGCGGATGTGTGCGGTGACCATGAAGTTCGTGGTCACCTTGATGTCCGAGTGACGGCGCAGGATCTCCGCCTCGGCGCGGTAGTAGCCGAGCAGCTCGTCGGAGCTGAACCGGTGGAAGTCGACGATCTGGGCCGGGTTGCGCAGCGAGAGCGCCAGCCGCGGCGGCTGGATCTCCGACCAGTCGCCGTACCGCTGGCTCCAGAACGACGTGCCCCAGGCCTCGTTCAGCGTCTCGATCTTGCGGTAGCGCTCGCGCAGCCAGCCCCGGAAGGCCTCGGCGCTCGCGTCGCAGTAGCAGAGCGCGTTGTGGCAGCCCAGCTCGTTCGAGACGTGCCAGAGCGCGACGGCGGGGTGGCTGCCGTACCGCTGGGCGACCTGCTCGACCAGGGCGAGCGCCTTCTCCCGGAAGACCGGCGAACTCGGGCACCAGGCCTGGCGGCCGCCGGGGAACCGGATCGTCCCGTCGGCCGCGGCCGGCAGGATCTCCGGGTACAGGGTGCTGAGCCACGGCGGCGGGCTGCTCGTTCCCGTACCCAGATTGACCTGGATCCCGTTCTCGTGCAGCAGGCCGATGACCTCGTCGAGGTCGTCGAAGTGGTACCGGCCGGGGCTCGGCTCCACGTTCGACCAGCCGAAGATGTTGACGGCCACCAGGTCGACGCCGGCCTGACGCATGAGCGCGACATCCTCGCGCCACACGTCGGGCGACCATTGTTCCGGGTTGTAGTCACAGCCGAGGCTGATCCCGGTCTTCCGCTTAAACATAAAACTCCTGGTCACAGGTGTGTGCACGTGCACACATTTCCGGGGACCTAAGTGTCCGTTACGGATGTGTGAACGTGCACACAGTAGGAGTGGCCTGGCACTCAGTCAATAGGCCCGGCGCTACATTGATCGCATGTCCAGGCCTCAGAAGCGCGCCACGGTCCACGACATCGCCGCCGCGGCCGGTGTCTCCCGCGGCACCGTGAGCCGCGTGCTGAACGGCGGATACGTCTCCGCCGAGGCCCGCGCCGCGATCGAGGCGGCCATCCTCGAAGTCGGTTACGTGCCGAACAACGCGGCCCGGACGCTGAAGATGCGCCGCTCGCAGGCCGTCGGCTTCGTCGCTCTGGAGCCGCATTCACTCTTCCTCGACGACCCGAACATCGGCTCGATCATGCTCGGCGCGAACGCCGCGCTCTCCCTCGCCGACCACCAGATGGTCAGCCTGGTGGTGGAGTCCCAGCGCGACACCGAGCGGGTCGCGCGGTACCTCAGCGGAGGTTTCGTCGACGGCGCCATCGTCGTGTCGGCCCGGACCCGGGACCCGATCATCAAGGTAATCGCCGACCTGGGCCTTCCGGCGGCATTCGTCGGTCATCCACCCGAGTTGAGCGACAACATCCCGTTCGTCGGGATAGACAACGTGGGCTCGGCCCAGGCGATCACAGCCCGCCTCGCCGCCAGCGGCCGCCGCCGCATCGGCATGATCGCCGCCGCGCTCGACCGGGACTCCGGCATCGACCGATTGACAGGCTTCAAAACCGCATTGGGTACGGGGTACGACCCCGCCCTGGTCGCCGACGTCCCGCACTACGACTACGGGTCCGGCGCCAAGGGGATGCGCCTGCTGCTCGAACGTGAACCGTCGATCGACGGCGTCTTCGCCGCGTCGGACGCCATCGCGGCCGGGGCCCTGGAAACGCTGCGGGAAGCCGGACGCAGCGTGCCCGGGGACGTCGGGGTCGTCGGGTTCGACGACAGCACGTGGGCGGTGCGGTGCCAGCCGCAGCTGTCCACGGTGCATCAGCCGGCGAAGGAGCTGGGGTCGTACGCGGCGCAGCTGGTGCTGCGGCAGTTGCGGGGGGAGACGCTGGAGCCGGGCGGGCAGATGCTGCCGACGCCGATCGTGTGGCGGGACTCGGCGTGAGGGGTGGCGGGCGCGCGATCCGGCGGGCGCAGGCCCGCCCTCCCTGGGGGCTCCCCCATTGGCCAGTGTGACGCGGACTGACGATCTTCGCGGGCCGGCCTGTGCACAACCCGCACCTGTGGACAGCACGCGGAATCGCCCGCAGGCTGCTAGCCCCGGAAGCTGGACCGCAGCCGGTCGGCAAGTTTCGTCGGGGGCGGAGGCGGCAGCGGGCGCTGCACGGCGGGCCGCTCCGACCGGCCGATCGGACGATCGTAATCGGTCGCCGCGATCGTCTCGATGATCTGCTCCTCGGTGAAGTGCTCGGAGCCGGGAATCGTCTCGACGAAGCCGACGAGCACACCATTGCGCATGACCTGTGCCTGCAAGCCGGCGGCGCCGACCTCCCACTCCGCCTCGCGCCCGTCGGCGAGCACGACCCGGATGCCATAACCGGTGCCACCGGCACGCGGGAGCCGCACATGGGCGAAAACGTTGCGGTCCCGCAAGATCTGGACCAAGCGGCGGGCCCGGTTCTCTTCCATGAACACGACCGTAGCCCGCGGATCTGAAGACACGCTGAAGATCGGCATGATGCCGGTAACGGAATGAACATGTAACATCACCAGCGGCCATAGCCCCAGGTCACATCGATGCATGTTACTACTCTGTAACAGGAATGTCACCGGATTCCTTTTCTCACCTCGGTGACTTACTGTGCGGTAACCGAAGCGCTTCGGGCCCTGAAGTCCCCACGTGGATATCGGAGGCCATCGATGAGAGCGGCTACCGTCCTCGCCAGTCTCGTCACGTCCGCACTGAGCCTCGTCCTGCTCGCCGCGCCCGCCCAGGCAGCGAGCACCGTCGATTACGTCGCCCTCGGCGACTCCTACTCCTCCGGCGTCGGCGCACCCGGTCAATCCGGCACCTGCCTGCGCAGCAACAACAGCTACGCGGCACAGTGGGCCGCCCGGAACTCGCCCGCGTCGTTCCAGTTCCTGGCGTGCGGCGGCGCCGTCACCGACGACATCGTGAACACCCAGGCGCCGGCCATGCGCAGCGGCGCCGACCTGGTCAGCATCACGATCGGCGGCAACGACGCGGGCTTCGCGCCGACCGTCATCACGTGCCTCACGTCGAGCGACTCGACCTGTGCCGCCAAGGTCGAGTCAGGCAAGGCGTACGTGCGGAACACCCTCCCCGGCAAACTCGACGCGGCGTACCGGGCGATCCGGGCGAAGGCTCCGGATGCGCGGGTGGTGGTCCTGTCGTACCCGCTGATCTTCGACACCTCGTCGCTGTTCTGCGAGATGAGCGTCGCGAAACGGCGGTCGCTGAACAGTGGTGCGCAGGC is part of the Actinoplanes missouriensis 431 genome and encodes:
- a CDS encoding SGNH/GDSL hydrolase family protein; translation: MRAATVLASLVTSALSLVLLAAPAQAASTVDYVALGDSYSSGVGAPGQSGTCLRSNNSYAAQWAARNSPASFQFLACGGAVTDDIVNTQAPAMRSGADLVSITIGGNDAGFAPTVITCLTSSDSTCAAKVESGKAYVRNTLPGKLDAAYRAIRAKAPDARVVVLSYPLIFDTSSLFCEMSVAKRRSLNSGAQALDDMIRSRAEAIGFVYSEVRDEFSGHGVCSSRPYLNGLTVIPPQNSYHPNTNGYTYGYLPALTSSAS